The following are encoded in a window of Artemia franciscana chromosome 5, ASM3288406v1, whole genome shotgun sequence genomic DNA:
- the LOC136027376 gene encoding uncharacterized protein LOC136027376 has product MNFSSVFLMLLVTNGVWLLTQAVAWEKFEDEIMDELKNRDEKSREKRAIYVNNKLPIDMSLFVNLPISVAFRSVLEGRSARAAASPTEDSKMEHTYDPVIYRPNLKKLDAYFTYLEIKEEVCRQRFLCEMGLDTERFGPIYNLFKNQLR; this is encoded by the exons atgaatttcagctctgtttttttaatgctattGGTGACAAATGGTGTTTGGCTATTGACACAAGCTGTTGCTTGGGAAAAGTTTGAAGATGAAATAATGGATGAACTAAAAAATCGAGATGAGAAATCGAGAGAAAAAAGAGCCATATACGTCAATAATAAGTTACCCATTGATATGT cccTATTCGTCAATTTACCAATATCAGTCGCCTTTCGTAGTGTTCTTGAAGGAAGGAGCGCGCGAGCAGCCGCATCACCAACAGAGGATTCAAAAATGGAACATACTTATGATCCCGTAATATATAGACCGAACCTAAAAAAATTAGACGCGTATTTTACTTACCTTGAG aTAAAAGAAGAGGTCTGTCGACAGAGATTCTTATGTGAAATGGGACTCGACACTGAGCGATTCGGTCCAATCTATAATCTATTTAAAAACCAGCTAAggtaa